From Riemerella anatipestifer ATCC 11845 = DSM 15868, a single genomic window includes:
- a CDS encoding adenylosuccinate synthase translates to MSTYVVVGLQYGDEGKGKITDVLSAKSDYVVRFQGGNNAGHTVYVGEDKFVLHLLPSGVLQCKGKCVIANGVVVDPKAFISEIKQIEAKGLSTDHIFISRRAHVIMPYHILLDTYREEELVGEKQIGTTKKGIGPCYEDKIARVGIRMIDLLNPEVLAEKIKVNLKVKNSLFEKYFNKPTLDFDTIYNEFLAIGEQLKDRIVDTELEINEAIKDGKNILFEGAQALMLDIDFGTYPYVTSSSPSTGGVCTGAGVPPTALKNLIGVAKAYTTRVGNGPFPTELDNDLGEKIRQIGHEFGATTGRPRRTGWLDLVSLKHACMINGINNLVITKLDVLTNIGELKVATKYKTEDGKIIDYFTSSTTKLYDYEPIYETLEGWTEDITKARSYDELPVNAQKYIEFIEKYLGINVYLVSVGPERTQNIIRKELF, encoded by the coding sequence ATGTCAACTTATGTGGTAGTAGGACTCCAATACGGAGACGAAGGCAAAGGTAAAATTACAGATGTACTTTCTGCAAAATCAGATTATGTGGTGCGTTTCCAAGGTGGGAACAATGCTGGGCATACTGTATATGTGGGTGAAGACAAGTTTGTTCTACATCTTTTGCCCTCTGGAGTATTACAATGCAAGGGTAAATGTGTGATAGCTAATGGTGTAGTGGTAGATCCTAAAGCGTTTATCTCCGAAATAAAACAAATAGAAGCTAAAGGGCTTAGTACAGACCACATCTTTATCAGTAGGAGAGCTCATGTTATTATGCCTTATCATATTCTTTTAGACACTTACAGGGAAGAAGAATTGGTAGGAGAAAAGCAAATCGGAACTACTAAGAAAGGTATAGGACCGTGCTACGAAGATAAGATTGCAAGAGTAGGAATAAGAATGATTGACCTACTAAACCCAGAAGTCTTAGCAGAAAAAATTAAAGTAAATCTTAAGGTTAAAAATTCACTATTTGAAAAGTATTTTAATAAACCTACTCTAGACTTTGACACGATTTATAATGAGTTTTTAGCTATTGGAGAACAGCTAAAAGACAGAATTGTAGATACAGAGCTAGAGATTAACGAGGCGATTAAAGACGGAAAAAATATCTTGTTTGAAGGGGCTCAAGCTTTAATGTTGGATATAGATTTTGGTACTTATCCTTATGTTACTTCGTCATCTCCATCTACAGGAGGGGTTTGTACAGGTGCGGGTGTGCCACCTACAGCTCTCAAAAATTTAATAGGTGTGGCTAAGGCTTATACCACAAGAGTAGGTAATGGACCCTTTCCTACTGAGTTAGATAATGATTTAGGCGAAAAAATTAGACAAATTGGTCATGAGTTTGGAGCAACCACAGGAAGACCTAGAAGAACAGGTTGGCTAGATTTGGTTTCGCTAAAGCACGCTTGTATGATTAACGGTATCAATAATTTAGTTATAACAAAACTAGATGTACTAACTAATATTGGAGAGCTAAAAGTAGCAACTAAATACAAAACAGAAGACGGAAAAATTATAGATTACTTCACCTCTTCTACTACCAAACTTTATGATTATGAGCCTATATATGAAACCCTAGAAGGTTGGACGGAAGACATTACCAAAGCTCGTTCTTATGATGAGTTACCCGTGAACGCTCAAAAATATATAGAATTTATAGAGAAATATTTAGGTATCAATGTTTATTTGGTGTCTGTAGGGCCAGAAAGAACTCAGAATATTATAAGAAAAGAATTATTTTAA
- the purF gene encoding amidophosphoribosyltransferase, whose amino-acid sequence MKNLTEHKETYLKQFQHRPYGRNLLRTKQEEALDAPQEECGIFGLYSEENLDTFSLSQFGLFALQHRGQEACGISVSNSGKIINIKDEGLVLDVYKEIKDPEDFMGNAVIGHTRYTTAGDKKKYNYQPFFAKNEYDQIILSIAHNGNLTNAMELKQELEAEGVVFRATSDSEVILRLIQKNLDLGLRGAIKVTMEKIKGAYSVVGMTRNKFFAFRDFNGIRPLVLGEMKESNTYVVASESCALDAVGATYVRDIKPGEIIYTGENEEGLKSYMVKNDCERNICSFEYIYFARPDSEMEQINVHEIREKSGEKIWEQAPVEADIVIGVPDSGVPAAIGFSKASGIPFRPVLIKNRYIGRSFIVPTQEMRERIVNLKLNPIISEIKGKRVVIIDDSIVRGTTSKRLVKILKDAGVKEIHFRSVSPPIIAPCYLGIDTPTKDDLISANMSLEELRNYLGVDTLEFLSLENLKAILGSDKHCFGCFTERYPVAKD is encoded by the coding sequence ATGAAAAACTTAACTGAACATAAGGAAACTTATCTAAAGCAGTTTCAACATCGTCCGTATGGAAGAAACCTGTTGAGAACGAAACAAGAAGAGGCTTTAGACGCTCCACAAGAAGAATGCGGTATTTTTGGACTGTATTCGGAAGAAAATTTGGATACCTTTTCATTATCTCAATTTGGGCTTTTTGCTCTTCAGCACAGAGGTCAAGAGGCTTGTGGTATTTCTGTAAGTAACAGCGGAAAAATCATCAATATTAAAGATGAAGGGCTTGTTCTAGATGTCTATAAAGAAATTAAAGACCCCGAAGATTTTATGGGGAATGCCGTAATAGGGCATACCAGATATACCACAGCTGGAGATAAGAAAAAATACAACTATCAGCCGTTTTTTGCTAAAAATGAGTACGACCAAATTATCCTATCCATAGCTCATAATGGTAACCTAACCAACGCTATGGAACTAAAGCAAGAGCTAGAAGCAGAGGGCGTGGTTTTTAGAGCAACTTCCGATTCTGAAGTTATCCTAAGACTTATACAAAAAAACTTAGATTTAGGGCTTCGTGGAGCGATAAAGGTAACTATGGAGAAGATAAAAGGTGCTTACTCCGTGGTGGGAATGACCCGAAATAAATTCTTTGCCTTTAGAGATTTTAACGGCATTCGTCCGTTGGTATTAGGAGAGATGAAGGAAAGTAATACCTATGTAGTCGCTTCTGAAAGTTGTGCTTTAGACGCTGTGGGAGCTACTTATGTAAGAGATATTAAACCTGGAGAAATCATCTATACAGGTGAAAACGAAGAGGGGCTGAAATCTTATATGGTTAAAAATGACTGTGAAAGAAACATTTGCTCTTTCGAGTACATCTATTTTGCACGACCAGACTCTGAGATGGAGCAGATAAATGTACACGAAATTAGAGAAAAATCTGGGGAGAAAATTTGGGAACAAGCTCCTGTAGAGGCTGATATTGTTATAGGTGTTCCTGATTCTGGAGTACCAGCCGCTATTGGGTTTTCTAAAGCATCGGGCATTCCGTTTCGTCCTGTTTTAATTAAAAATAGATACATTGGTCGCTCTTTTATCGTGCCTACACAAGAGATGAGAGAGCGAATAGTAAATCTAAAACTCAACCCTATTATTTCCGAAATTAAAGGAAAACGAGTAGTAATTATAGATGACTCTATTGTAAGAGGTACAACTTCCAAACGATTGGTGAAGATTTTAAAAGATGCTGGAGTTAAAGAAATACACTTTAGAAGCGTATCTCCGCCTATTATTGCACCGTGTTATTTGGGAATAGATACACCCACAAAAGACGATTTAATCTCTGCCAATATGAGTTTAGAAGAACTGAGAAATTATTTAGGAGTGGATACTCTAGAGTTTTTAAGCTTAGAAAATCTTAAAGCTATTTTGGGCTCGGATAAACATTGTTTCGGTTGTTTTACAGAGCGTTATCCTGTAGCTAAAGACTAA
- a CDS encoding TlpA family protein disulfide reductase, which produces MKKILVITGMMFGALAYSQEAPKVLKTSFSASALSQKVQTIDGKKVTIKDVLAKHKGKILVLDMWASWCRDCINALPAARTLESNNPNVDFVFLSLDRNEEAWKKGLDKHELANKENYWFFSGWKNDFNNYIDLNWIPRYIVVNQKSGIAKYYAITPDDPDIQKTINKLSK; this is translated from the coding sequence ATGAAAAAAATACTCGTAATAACAGGAATGATGTTCGGAGCTTTAGCATACTCACAAGAAGCCCCTAAAGTTTTAAAGACTAGTTTTAGTGCATCTGCTCTGTCTCAAAAAGTACAAACAATAGACGGAAAGAAAGTTACAATTAAAGATGTACTAGCTAAACACAAGGGAAAAATACTTGTATTAGATATGTGGGCAAGCTGGTGTAGAGATTGTATTAACGCTTTACCTGCTGCAAGGACGCTAGAGAGCAACAATCCTAATGTAGACTTTGTATTTCTATCTTTAGATAGGAACGAAGAGGCTTGGAAAAAAGGATTAGACAAGCACGAATTAGCTAATAAAGAAAATTATTGGTTCTTTTCTGGTTGGAAAAATGATTTTAACAACTACATAGACTTAAATTGGATTCCTAGGTATATTGTGGTTAATCAAAAATCTGGCATTGCTAAATATTATGCTATTACGCCCGATGATCCTGATATTCAGAAAACGATAAATAAGCTATCAAAATAA
- a CDS encoding cytochrome-c peroxidase, protein MRRSNAIFTVLLGVMLVSCTEQVDKGKAEYVFDTSGMSDLMRSANQYFKPVSITDKGDFSEDMINLGQKLYFDKRLSKNETISCNSCHNLSTFGVDNLPTSPGDTKVFGGRNSPTVIYASLHSQQFWDGRAKDVEEQAGMPILNPIEHNIPSEKFLEDRLRQIPEYQALFKKAFPNEAQPVTYKNLTKAIGSFERQLLPESRFDKYLNGDENALTQKEKDGLKAFIDNACIACHNGPAVGGGSLQKFGVYADYWNYTKSKKVDLGRQDVTKDEKDKYLFKVPSLRNVEKTYPYFHDGSVASLEEAVRIMSKIQNNKDISDKDVENIVAFLKSLTADIDNKYKTVANK, encoded by the coding sequence ATGAGAAGGAGTAATGCTATTTTTACAGTACTTTTAGGAGTTATGTTAGTAAGCTGTACTGAACAAGTGGACAAAGGAAAAGCAGAGTATGTATTTGACACCTCTGGAATGTCTGATTTAATGAGAAGTGCTAATCAATACTTCAAACCAGTATCAATAACTGATAAAGGTGATTTCAGTGAGGATATGATTAATCTTGGTCAGAAGTTATATTTTGATAAAAGACTTTCTAAAAACGAAACTATTAGTTGTAACTCATGTCATAACTTAAGTACTTTTGGTGTAGATAACCTGCCAACTTCTCCTGGGGATACTAAGGTATTTGGAGGACGAAACTCTCCTACCGTGATTTATGCTTCGCTACACAGTCAGCAGTTTTGGGACGGAAGAGCTAAAGATGTAGAGGAACAAGCAGGAATGCCTATCTTAAATCCGATAGAACACAATATCCCATCTGAGAAATTCTTAGAAGACAGGTTAAGACAAATCCCTGAATATCAAGCTTTATTTAAAAAAGCATTTCCTAATGAAGCTCAGCCTGTTACTTATAAAAATTTAACTAAAGCGATTGGTAGTTTTGAGAGACAATTGTTGCCTGAAAGTAGATTTGATAAATATCTAAACGGAGACGAAAATGCATTAACACAAAAGGAAAAAGATGGTCTAAAAGCCTTTATAGATAATGCTTGTATAGCTTGTCATAACGGTCCTGCCGTAGGAGGTGGCTCTTTACAAAAGTTTGGGGTTTATGCAGATTATTGGAATTATACTAAGAGTAAGAAAGTAGATTTGGGAAGACAAGATGTAACTAAAGATGAGAAAGATAAATATTTATTTAAAGTACCAAGTCTTAGAAATGTTGAAAAAACTTATCCTTACTTCCACGATGGTTCTGTAGCTTCATTAGAAGAAGCCGTAAGAATTATGAGTAAAATACAAAACAATAAGGATATTAGTGATAAAGATGTTGAAAATATAGTTGCTTTCTTGAAGTCGTTAACGGCAGATATAGACAACAAGTATAAAACAGTAGCTAATAAATAA
- the typA gene encoding translational GTPase TypA produces the protein MQNIRNIAIIAHVDHGKTTLVDKIIHATNIFRENQESGELIMDNNDLERERGITILSKNISVTYKDTKINVIDTPGHADFGGEVERVLKMADGVLLLVDAFEGPMPQTRFVLHKALELGLKPIVVINKVDKPNCRPDEVHDQVFDLFFNLDATEEQLDFPTFYGSSKESWFNSSLEKSENILPLLDGILQYVPEPKVEEGNLQMQVTSLDYSSFLGRIAVGKIIRGSVKESQWIGLAQEDGKIVKGKVKELYIFEGLGKKKVSEVFAGDICAIVGFDNFQIGDTFVDLENPEPLPRLSIDEPTLNMTFSINNSPFFGKDGKYVTSNHLKERLEKELEKNLALRVQQTEDANTFLVFGRGILHLSVLIETMRREGYEMTIGQPQVILKEIDGEQCEPYESLVVDVPEEYASRVIDLATQRKGDLHIMETKGEMQHLEFEIPSRGLIGLRSQMLTATAGEAIMAHRFVDYKPFKGQIPGRSNGVLISKNQGSSTAYSIEKLQDRGRFFVDPGEEIYVGMIVGEQNKPGDLVVNIVEGKQLNNMRAAGKDKDGSIAPKVLMTLEECMEYIQQDECIEVTPNFIRMRKKILSEEDRKRAERMAKA, from the coding sequence ATGCAAAATATTAGAAACATCGCGATTATCGCCCATGTTGACCATGGAAAAACAACTTTAGTGGACAAAATTATCCACGCAACTAACATCTTTAGAGAAAACCAAGAAAGTGGTGAGCTTATTATGGATAATAATGACCTCGAGAGAGAACGAGGCATCACTATTCTTTCTAAAAATATCTCGGTAACCTACAAGGATACTAAAATAAATGTAATAGATACGCCTGGACACGCCGATTTTGGTGGTGAGGTAGAGCGAGTGCTTAAAATGGCAGACGGTGTGTTACTACTTGTAGATGCCTTTGAAGGACCTATGCCACAAACTCGTTTCGTTTTGCATAAAGCATTAGAATTAGGATTAAAGCCTATTGTGGTTATCAATAAAGTGGACAAACCTAACTGTCGTCCAGATGAAGTTCACGACCAAGTTTTTGATTTGTTCTTTAACCTAGACGCTACCGAAGAACAGCTAGACTTCCCTACTTTCTATGGCTCGTCCAAAGAAAGTTGGTTTAATTCAAGCCTAGAAAAATCAGAAAATATTTTACCACTCCTAGACGGTATCCTACAATATGTACCAGAACCAAAGGTAGAAGAAGGTAATCTACAAATGCAGGTAACCTCTTTAGACTACTCTTCTTTTTTAGGAAGAATTGCCGTAGGGAAAATCATCAGAGGTTCGGTTAAAGAATCTCAATGGATTGGCTTAGCTCAAGAAGACGGTAAAATCGTTAAAGGTAAAGTAAAGGAACTTTATATTTTTGAAGGATTAGGTAAGAAAAAAGTAAGCGAAGTATTTGCAGGAGATATTTGTGCTATCGTAGGTTTTGACAATTTCCAAATAGGAGATACTTTCGTAGATTTAGAAAATCCAGAACCTCTCCCAAGATTGTCTATAGATGAGCCTACTCTTAATATGACTTTCTCTATCAACAACTCTCCGTTCTTTGGTAAAGATGGTAAATATGTTACCTCTAACCATTTAAAGGAAAGATTAGAAAAAGAGCTTGAAAAAAACTTAGCCTTAAGAGTACAACAAACAGAAGATGCAAACACTTTCTTAGTATTTGGTAGAGGGATATTGCACTTATCTGTACTTATAGAAACTATGCGTAGAGAAGGTTACGAGATGACTATCGGTCAGCCTCAAGTAATTCTTAAAGAAATAGATGGCGAACAGTGCGAACCTTATGAGTCTTTAGTGGTAGATGTACCCGAAGAATATGCTTCTAGAGTGATAGACTTAGCTACCCAAAGAAAAGGAGATTTACACATTATGGAGACCAAAGGAGAAATGCAACACTTAGAGTTTGAAATTCCTTCTAGAGGTCTTATTGGACTTCGTTCTCAAATGCTTACTGCAACAGCTGGGGAAGCAATTATGGCACATAGATTTGTGGATTATAAACCATTTAAAGGTCAGATACCTGGTAGAAGTAACGGAGTATTGATTTCTAAAAACCAAGGGTCATCTACCGCGTACTCTATCGAAAAGCTACAAGACAGAGGGCGTTTCTTTGTAGACCCAGGTGAAGAAATTTATGTAGGTATGATTGTAGGCGAGCAGAACAAACCTGGAGATTTGGTAGTGAATATTGTAGAAGGTAAGCAACTGAACAATATGCGTGCTGCGGGTAAAGATAAAGATGGTAGCATCGCGCCTAAAGTTCTTATGACTTTAGAGGAGTGTATGGAATACATACAACAAGACGAATGTATAGAAGTAACACCTAATTTTATCCGAATGAGAAAAAAGATTCTTTCTGAAGAGGATAGAAAAAGAGCCGAAAGAATGGCAAAGGCTTAA
- a CDS encoding YdcH family protein produces MENHILINEFPEFSEKISDLKQTDNHFKKLFNDYDEVNGKIKHYEAGEQNHTTDEFLTELRKIRLHLKDEIYEYLKTQP; encoded by the coding sequence ATGGAAAATCACATTTTAATCAACGAATTCCCTGAATTTTCAGAAAAAATTTCAGATTTAAAACAAACCGACAATCATTTCAAAAAACTTTTCAACGACTATGACGAGGTTAATGGTAAAATTAAACACTATGAAGCAGGAGAGCAAAACCATACTACAGATGAATTTTTAACGGAACTTAGAAAAATAAGACTACATCTAAAAGATGAAATCTATGAGTATCTAAAAACGCAACCGTAA
- a CDS encoding dioxygenase family protein yields MDRKKFLQKGLLGLGTIVAIPSIITSCSKDRESGSTTSTDSSTGNCSLSPSETAGPFPIKTPAQLVRENIVGDRSGVTLLINLTVQDQSNNCQPMAGVLVDIWHCDAEGNYSQYGGGGMQQANYTSNNFLRGRSTTDKNGQVSFISIFPGWYKGRAPHIHLEILNANGSSIRVSQIAFPKSVCDTVYATTGYKGVADTQNESDNVFSDSLSGNMLDDIKGDVANGYTLTKTIVV; encoded by the coding sequence ATGGATAGGAAAAAATTTTTACAGAAAGGTTTATTAGGGTTGGGGACTATAGTTGCAATACCATCAATAATTACCTCTTGCTCAAAAGATAGAGAATCAGGCAGTACAACAAGTACTGATTCTAGTACAGGAAACTGTAGTTTATCACCAAGTGAAACAGCAGGTCCGTTCCCAATTAAGACGCCTGCTCAATTAGTTAGAGAAAATATTGTAGGAGACCGCTCAGGTGTTACTCTCCTTATAAATTTAACGGTACAAGACCAAAGTAATAATTGCCAACCAATGGCTGGTGTTTTGGTGGATATTTGGCACTGCGACGCCGAGGGTAATTACTCACAGTATGGAGGTGGAGGTATGCAACAGGCAAATTATACTAGTAATAATTTTTTAAGGGGCAGAAGCACTACGGATAAAAACGGACAAGTATCATTTATAAGTATTTTCCCAGGTTGGTACAAAGGGCGTGCACCACACATACATTTGGAAATTCTTAATGCAAATGGAAGTTCTATTAGAGTTTCGCAGATAGCTTTCCCAAAGAGTGTTTGCGATACTGTTTATGCAACAACAGGCTACAAAGGAGTAGCTGATACACAAAACGAGAGTGATAATGTCTTCTCCGATAGTTTAAGTGGTAATATGTTAGATGACATCAAAGGAGATGTTGCTAATGGTTATACACTTACCAAAACCATTGTCGTTTAG
- the udk gene encoding uridine kinase, translated as MLVIGIAGGTGSGKTTVVNKILKKLNVEGVNVLSQDNYYHDNQNLSMAEREGLNYDHPKSIDFELLREHVRALKNNEPIKQPIYSFVTHSRTGDYVTVEPRKVLLVEGILVLTDKELLKEFDVKIFVHADSDERLIRRIKRDTQERGRDLEEVLYRYQTTLKPMHQEFIEPSKNEADIIIPNMKQNPVAIDFLTTVISNSLKKQSE; from the coding sequence ATGTTAGTAATAGGAATAGCAGGGGGTACTGGTTCGGGAAAGACTACAGTGGTTAATAAGATTTTGAAAAAACTAAATGTAGAGGGAGTAAATGTTCTTTCTCAAGACAACTATTATCACGACAACCAAAATCTTAGTATGGCGGAGCGAGAAGGGCTTAATTATGACCACCCAAAGTCGATAGATTTTGAACTTCTACGCGAGCACGTAAGGGCGCTTAAGAATAATGAGCCTATAAAGCAGCCTATTTATTCATTCGTTACCCATTCTCGCACGGGAGATTATGTCACTGTAGAGCCAAGAAAGGTTTTGCTTGTTGAAGGTATCTTGGTACTTACCGATAAAGAGTTGCTTAAAGAATTTGATGTAAAGATTTTTGTACACGCTGATTCGGACGAGCGCCTAATTCGCCGTATTAAAAGAGATACTCAAGAGAGAGGCAGGGATTTAGAAGAGGTGCTTTACCGCTACCAGACAACTTTGAAACCAATGCACCAAGAGTTTATAGAGCCGTCTAAAAACGAAGCGGATATCATTATTCCTAATATGAAACAAAATCCTGTAGCGATAGATTTTTTAACCACAGTCATTAGCAATTCTCTAAAAAAACAATCTGAATGA
- a CDS encoding helix-turn-helix transcriptional regulator — MFTAYSIEDFVGQKLKHKDFLIHRLENLDYLPPQSIKTPHKHLFYEIYLLKEGSAIHNVDFNTFHIKNNNLFIINEEQVHHLEKNVSQELKGYRILFTKDFINNSLIPSNLLFEIVYLHNIRYQPLISIAEHSELYTYAHLLLSEYNQQTLSLENIKALLFLFLNEVKRNIISDTNDDFIYTNNQIRSYKLFLDLVETNYYKDLSLEDYAKRVNISTRQLSRMIKLISNTTLNTIILNRRLLQSKRLLKHSDLSISEIAYEVGFLEPSYFCKVFKKK; from the coding sequence ATGTTTACAGCTTATAGTATAGAAGATTTCGTAGGACAAAAGCTAAAGCATAAAGATTTCCTTATCCATAGATTAGAAAATTTAGATTATTTACCACCTCAATCTATAAAAACGCCACATAAACATCTATTCTATGAAATTTATTTACTAAAAGAAGGCTCTGCCATACATAATGTAGATTTTAATACATTTCATATTAAAAACAATAACCTCTTTATTATCAATGAAGAGCAAGTACATCACTTAGAGAAAAATGTTAGTCAGGAGCTTAAAGGTTACAGGATTTTATTTACAAAAGACTTTATAAATAACAGTTTAATTCCTTCTAATCTTTTATTTGAAATTGTGTATTTGCATAATATTCGATACCAACCACTTATTTCAATTGCTGAACATAGTGAATTATATACTTATGCCCACTTACTTTTGTCAGAATACAATCAACAAACTCTAAGTTTAGAAAATATAAAAGCCTTATTATTTTTATTTTTAAATGAAGTTAAAAGAAATATTATATCTGATACGAACGATGATTTTATTTATACTAACAATCAAATTCGTAGTTACAAATTATTTCTAGACTTAGTAGAAACCAATTACTATAAAGATTTATCTCTAGAAGACTATGCCAAAAGAGTTAATATTTCTACCCGACAATTAAGTCGTATGATAAAGCTTATTTCTAATACTACATTAAATACTATAATATTGAATAGAAGGCTACTGCAATCTAAAAGATTGTTAAAGCATAGTGATTTATCTATTTCAGAAATAGCTTACGAAGTAGGATTTTTAGAACCATCTTATTTTTGTAAGGTTTTTAAAAAAAAATAA
- a CDS encoding DUF2007 domain-containing protein has product MIMDVVTRVPVFEGDTIQEVQLIKSKLEEAGITAEVENSYLSFLSTPTATTMKVKVELKDEKKALEIVDEYLKSQQ; this is encoded by the coding sequence ATGATTATGGACGTAGTAACAAGAGTTCCCGTATTTGAGGGAGATACCATACAAGAAGTACAACTAATTAAATCAAAGTTAGAAGAAGCAGGTATCACGGCAGAAGTAGAGAATAGTTATCTTTCATTTTTATCTACGCCTACGGCAACGACTATGAAAGTTAAGGTGGAATTAAAAGATGAAAAAAAGGCTTTAGAAATTGTAGATGAATATCTAAAGTCTCAACAGTAG
- the lysS gene encoding lysine--tRNA ligase codes for MHLSEQEIIRREKLEKLSQMGINAFPADEYAITHTTQSIKENFQEGSKVKIAGRLMSRRIQGKASFAELQDSEGRIQVYFNRDEICPEEDKTLYNEVYKHLLDIGDIIGVEGELFKTQVGEMTVMVKNFTLLTKTLRPLPQPRTDENGVVHDAFNDPELRYRQRYVDLTVNPHVKEIFVKRTKLFNAMRGFFNDAGYFEVETPILQAIPGGASARPFITHHNALDIPLYMRIANELYLKRLIVGGFDGVYEFSKNFRNEGMDRTHNPEFTAMEIYVAYKDYNWMMDFTERLLEHCATAVNGKPESQFGEHTINWKAPYPRISMTDAIRKFTGFDITGKTEEELRTFAKSIGIEVDDTMGKGKLIDEIFGEKCEGNFIQPTFITDYPIEMSPLTKKHRSKEGLTERFELMVCGKEIANAYSELNDPIDQRERFEEQLKLSEKGDDEAMFIDQDFLRALEYGMPPTAGLGIGMDRLVMFLTNNASIQEVLFFPQMRPEKAQPKVEIGENEEIILGILNKNNGKMLIADLKTQSGLSGKKWDKSSKLLVSNNLISLVTEGEDKYFQIV; via the coding sequence ATGCATTTATCAGAACAAGAAATTATCCGTAGAGAAAAGTTAGAAAAACTTTCTCAAATGGGCATAAATGCCTTTCCGGCAGACGAATATGCTATTACACATACCACACAATCTATAAAAGAAAATTTTCAAGAAGGAAGCAAGGTTAAAATCGCTGGTAGGCTAATGTCTAGAAGAATCCAGGGGAAAGCTTCTTTTGCCGAATTACAAGATAGCGAAGGCAGAATACAAGTGTATTTTAATAGAGATGAAATTTGTCCTGAGGAAGACAAAACCCTTTATAACGAAGTTTATAAGCATCTTTTAGACATTGGAGATATTATAGGCGTAGAGGGAGAATTGTTCAAAACTCAAGTAGGAGAAATGACGGTAATGGTTAAAAATTTCACTCTATTAACCAAAACTCTTCGTCCACTTCCTCAACCAAGAACTGATGAAAATGGTGTGGTACACGATGCTTTTAACGACCCTGAACTTCGTTATAGACAGCGCTACGTGGATCTTACAGTAAACCCACATGTTAAAGAAATTTTTGTAAAAAGAACGAAATTGTTTAACGCAATGCGTGGGTTCTTTAATGACGCTGGATATTTTGAGGTAGAAACGCCTATTTTACAGGCTATTCCAGGTGGAGCTTCAGCAAGACCATTCATTACACATCATAATGCCTTGGATATTCCACTATATATGAGAATTGCTAACGAGCTTTATCTTAAAAGACTTATCGTAGGCGGGTTTGATGGGGTGTATGAGTTCTCCAAAAACTTCCGTAACGAAGGTATGGACCGAACTCACAACCCTGAGTTTACAGCCATGGAGATTTATGTGGCGTACAAGGATTACAACTGGATGATGGATTTTACCGAAAGACTGTTGGAGCATTGTGCTACTGCGGTGAATGGGAAACCTGAATCTCAGTTTGGCGAACATACCATCAATTGGAAAGCCCCTTACCCAAGAATTTCCATGACGGACGCCATTCGGAAATTTACGGGGTTTGATATTACGGGAAAAACCGAAGAGGAACTTAGAACCTTTGCCAAATCCATCGGTATTGAAGTGGATGACACGATGGGGAAAGGCAAGCTCATTGATGAAATTTTCGGAGAGAAGTGCGAAGGTAACTTTATTCAGCCGACCTTCATTACTGACTACCCTATCGAAATGTCGCCGCTTACTAAAAAGCACAGAAGCAAAGAGGGCTTAACCGAAAGATTTGAGTTGATGGTTTGTGGAAAAGAAATTGCGAATGCTTACTCTGAGCTTAACGACCCTATTGACCAAAGAGAACGTTTTGAAGAGCAACTTAAACTTTCAGAAAAGGGTGATGACGAAGCGATGTTTATCGACCAAGATTTCCTAAGAGCTTTAGAATACGGTATGCCGCCTACGGCTGGTTTGGGTATCGGTATGGACAGGTTGGTGATGTTCTTAACGAATAATGCTTCTATTCAGGAGGTTTTATTCTTCCCTCAAATGAGACCAGAAAAGGCTCAGCCTAAAGTAGAGATTGGAGAAAATGAAGAAATTATCCTTGGTATTCTTAATAAAAACAACGGTAAAATGCTGATAGCTGACTTAAAAACTCAATCAGGCTTAAGTGGAAAGAAATGGGATAAGTCTTCTAAACTATTAGTTTCTAATAATTTAATTTCTCTAGTAACTGAAGGTGAGGATAAATATTTCCAAATAGTTTAA